The following DNA comes from Vicinamibacteria bacterium.
AGCTCCGTCATGCGGGGATCCTAACCCAAGTGGCTGGCAGCTCAAACCAGGAGCTGGTATCATGGCGCTCTTCACGGAGCCGGTCCCGGCTCCCCAGAACGATGGGTGACAGAACGATGGGACGCGTAGCTATCATGTTTGTTTCCGGCCTCCTGACCCTCGCTGCGCCGGAGGAGCGGGAGTTCGAGGGCTATATCACCGATGACATGTGCGGCGCCGCTCACATGATGGAGGGTATGAGCGACAAGGAGTGCGCCGACGAATGCGTCGGCATGGGCGCAGCCTACGCCCTTTTCGTTCCCGCCGACGAGACCATGTACGCCGTCGACGATCCGGAGAAGGTCAAGCCGTTTGCGGGAGAGAACGTCGTCGTCGAGGGCTCTCTGGATTCGGACGGAAAGACCATTCGCATCAGCTCCATCACCAGAAAAGCCGAGCAAGATTGACTCGATGCTCTTGAGCCGGGGGGAGATGAGCTTTGACTTCGAGGGGGCTCGTTTCGACATCGACCGCGATCGAGAGCTCCTTGCGTGGACCTTCAGCCAGTTCCTGTACGGCGAAGTCACTGGAATCCAGGTAGGCCACTGGCTCTACCGCGCCCCCAGCCTGGACGCCGCGAATTTTCTCGCCCGCCAAGCCGTCGAAGAGCTCCAGCACGTGGACAAGTTCCGAGACATTCTCAGAATCCTGTCGCGGCCGCCCGGGCCTCCCCATCGCGCGGTGCGTTTTCTCTCGACGGGCATGATGGGGGACGATTGGGCGGAGCATGTTTGCCTCGAGATGGCGCTCGGTGAAGGGTATGTCCTCACCGTCCTGTACGCTCTTCTCGACACCATCGAGCACGACGGGATCCACGCGATTCTCACGCGCGCCACGCGTCAGGAAGAGCGTCACGTCGCCTTCGGTGAGGAGGAGACCTCGAGGCTGGTGCGCTCGAGCTCCGCGGTCCGCAAGAGGCTTTTCGGACTTTCGCTCTGGTCCCTTCTTGGGGTAGATCTCCTCGAGAAGGCGGTGGCGCGACGATCGTACGAGGGCCATCCGGTGCTCGGAAGGCTTCCCGAATTCGTCAGGCACCTGCGGGGTGCGGCCGAGCTGCGGTTGAGCCGGCTCGGGATCCTGGACAGGCCTCTGTCGGAGCTCGGTCCATCCGGGCGGCTGGGCGCGATGCTCGCCTCGGGCGCGGGGCACGTGGCACGGCGCGTGTGGCCGAGGCGGCGAGCGAAGTTGACGAAAACGTACCTCTCGGATACACGGCTTTCGGTGGGCGCAACGACCAGTGGATGCTAGGTACAGATGAGAGTGGTCGTGCGGGTGACTCCGCGCAGGCCACCGATCGTCCCCGCCACGAGATGAGAGAAGTCGCTGAGCGCCTCCACCTCGAGAAGGGCGACGACGTCGTACGGCCCCGTCACCGAGTCGACGGTGAGGACAGCGGGCATCTTTGTCAACGCGCGCCGCACGCCGTCGACGCGGCCGGGCAACGTCTGGATCAGGACGTAAGCTCGAGGCCGCGCCCCGGCGGGGGCATGGGTAGCTCGTTTCATGATGACTCCTTTGGAGATAGGGTTTTCGCTCTTTCGTCAGCGCTCGAAATCTGCTACTATGCGGGCGAGGGTCTCCGGAAAGAGGCCCCTGTCCCGACCTCTCTGGCAGGACATTGGTTGCGGCGCAATCAACTGCCTCCTGGTCTCGAACCTGGATTGGCCGCCACCACCCATGTGTAAGATATGAGTACAACGACTCGTGAAAGTGTATCGACCTCTTTGGCCGAAGGTGTTCTCGAGCTCGAGCCCCAGGGCAACGGGCACCTTCGCCAGTTGACCAACAACTTCCTTCCCGGACCCCAGGATGTCCGTGTTCCAGGCCGCCTCATCGCCCGTTACTATCTGAAGGAAGGGCACTTCGTGCAAGGCCCCTCCGGGATGGCCCGGCGCCGGAATCACCGTCGCGGTGGCGGCGGCCCGCCCTCCCGAGAGCTGCTCGGGGTCGAGAGCGTGAACGGCTTCAAGCTCGACGCGCTGCCCCCCGCCCGTCATTATGGCGACCTCGTGAGCGAGCACCCCAGCGAACGCCTGACGCTCGCTCAGGATCCCGAAGGACCGATCTCGCTCCGCGTCATCGACCTCATCACCCCCATCGGCCGGGGACAGCGCGGCCTCATCGTCGCCGCCCCCAAGACGGGAAAGACGATCCTGCTCGAGCAGATCGGCTTCGCCATCGGGCAATTCTATCCGGAGATCCACCTCTTCGTTCTTCTCATCGACGAGCGGCCCGAGGAAGTGACGCACATGCGCCGCGCGGTGAAGGGGCAGGTCATCGCCTCAACGTCCGACGGAACGAGCGCGAACCATCTCCGGATCGCGCGCCTCGTTCTCGAGCGATCGCGCCGTCTGGTCGAGCTGGGTGAGGACGTCGTCATCCTGCTCGACTCGATCACCAGGCTCGGAAGGGCGGCGAACCGCGAGCAGAAGGGCCGGGGAAAGACGATGACGGGCG
Coding sequences within:
- a CDS encoding ferritin-like domain-containing protein encodes the protein MLLSRGEMSFDFEGARFDIDRDRELLAWTFSQFLYGEVTGIQVGHWLYRAPSLDAANFLARQAVEELQHVDKFRDILRILSRPPGPPHRAVRFLSTGMMGDDWAEHVCLEMALGEGYVLTVLYALLDTIEHDGIHAILTRATRQEERHVAFGEEETSRLVRSSSAVRKRLFGLSLWSLLGVDLLEKAVARRSYEGHPVLGRLPEFVRHLRGAAELRLSRLGILDRPLSELGPSGRLGAMLASGAGHVARRVWPRRRAKLTKTYLSDTRLSVGATTSGC
- a CDS encoding Lrp/AsnC ligand binding domain-containing protein; translated protein: MKRATHAPAGARPRAYVLIQTLPGRVDGVRRALTKMPAVLTVDSVTGPYDVVALLEVEALSDFSHLVAGTIGGLRGVTRTTTLICT
- a CDS encoding transcription termination factor Rho; the encoded protein is MSTTTRESVSTSLAEGVLELEPQGNGHLRQLTNNFLPGPQDVRVPGRLIARYYLKEGHFVQGPSGMARRRNHRRGGGGPPSRELLGVESVNGFKLDALPPARHYGDLVSEHPSERLTLAQDPEGPISLRVIDLITPIGRGQRGLIVAAPKTGKTILLEQIGFAIGQFYPEIHLFVLLIDERPEEVTHMRRAVKGQVIASTSDGTSANHLRIARLVLERSRRLVELGEDVVILLDSITRLGRAANREQKGRGKTMTG